From one Pedobacter faecalis genomic stretch:
- a CDS encoding anthranilate synthase component I family protein, protein MTYTITTTYKRRLADTTTPVSIYLRLRDVFPNTILLESSDYHSRENSMSFVCAEPVAGIVLQKGVLSTYFPDGTKFEKEKFNLVEEIERFKSKFQLEPVPAIKDLTNGLFGYFTWNAVPYFEDISFSAPTRPIEEIPLMQYHVYRYIIAIDHFRNEVTLFGNSFGAEKSDDLEKMEYLIQNKNFPEYSFRSSGKEESNLTDEAFMEMVEKMKKHILRGDVFQIVPSRAFKQGFKGDEFNVYRCLRSINPSPYLFYFDYGSFKLFGSSPEAQITIKNNVANIFPIAGTFKRTGNDEEDAEQARKLEQDPKESAEHVMLVDLARNDLSRHCNGVEVKSFKEVQYYSHLIHLVSKVSGSLQDQVSAFKVVADTYPAGTLSGAPKYRAMQLIDDYEGLGRNFYAGALGYMGFNGDFNHCIMIRTFMSKNNELHYRAGAGIVADSIAESELNEVNNKIAALRRAIEMAAGI, encoded by the coding sequence ATGACATACACCATCACAACAACGTATAAAAGAAGGCTTGCCGATACAACTACCCCGGTGAGCATCTACCTAAGGCTGCGCGACGTGTTTCCGAATACGATCCTGCTGGAAAGTTCCGACTATCATAGCCGCGAGAACTCCATGAGTTTTGTGTGTGCAGAGCCCGTAGCGGGGATTGTGTTGCAGAAGGGCGTGTTGTCCACGTATTTTCCCGACGGCACGAAGTTCGAGAAGGAAAAATTTAACCTTGTAGAGGAAATAGAGCGCTTTAAATCGAAATTCCAACTTGAACCGGTTCCGGCTATTAAAGATTTAACTAACGGACTGTTCGGTTATTTTACATGGAATGCTGTGCCGTATTTTGAAGACATCTCCTTCTCAGCTCCGACGCGACCAATAGAAGAAATACCCTTGATGCAGTATCATGTTTACCGCTATATTATTGCGATTGATCATTTCAGAAATGAAGTAACGTTGTTCGGGAATTCCTTTGGCGCAGAGAAATCTGATGATCTCGAAAAAATGGAATATCTGATCCAGAATAAGAACTTCCCGGAGTATAGCTTTAGGTCTTCCGGGAAGGAAGAATCTAATCTGACCGACGAAGCATTCATGGAGATGGTGGAAAAGATGAAAAAGCATATCCTAAGGGGAGATGTTTTTCAAATTGTTCCGTCCAGAGCTTTTAAGCAGGGCTTTAAGGGTGATGAATTTAACGTTTACCGTTGCCTCCGCTCTATAAATCCCTCGCCGTATCTGTTTTACTTCGATTATGGAAGCTTTAAGCTTTTCGGATCTTCGCCCGAGGCACAGATTACGATTAAGAACAACGTAGCCAATATCTTTCCGATTGCGGGAACATTTAAACGAACAGGTAATGATGAAGAGGATGCGGAACAGGCGCGTAAACTTGAACAGGATCCCAAGGAGAGCGCTGAGCACGTGATGCTGGTAGACCTGGCGAGGAATGATCTGAGCCGGCATTGCAATGGGGTGGAGGTAAAATCTTTTAAGGAAGTGCAGTACTACTCTCACCTAATTCATCTCGTGTCTAAAGTCAGCGGCAGTTTACAGGACCAGGTCTCTGCTTTTAAGGTGGTTGCCGACACATACCCAGCGGGAACGCTCAGCGGCGCCCCTAAGTACCGGGCAATGCAGCTGATCGATGACTATGAGGGACTTGGGCGTAATTTTTATGCTGGCGCCCTGGGATATATGGGCTTCAATGGTGATTTTAACCATTGTATCATGATCCGGACTTTTATGAGTAAAAATAATGAACTCCATTATAGGGCGGGAGCAGGAATTGTGGCCGATTCCATAGCGGAAAGTGAATTAAATGAAGTAAATAACAAGATAGCGGCATTGCGAAGGGCCATCGAAATGGCCGCTGGTATTTAG
- a CDS encoding anthranilate synthase component II, producing MEKKVLVIDNYDSFTYNLVHLVNELGRDVEVWRNDKFELADVEQYDKIILSPGPGIPEEAGLLLDVIKRYAPTKSIFGVCLGQQAIAEAFGGTLFNLGRPMHGIATPITVNDRNELLFKDCPEVINVGRYHSWVVQKEGMPECFTVTSTDSSGEIMSLRHNIYDLRGVQFHPESVLTEYGREMMKAWLDN from the coding sequence ATGGAAAAGAAAGTTTTGGTAATTGATAATTATGATTCATTTACTTACAACCTGGTGCATCTGGTAAATGAACTGGGCCGTGATGTGGAGGTTTGGCGTAATGATAAGTTCGAGCTGGCTGATGTGGAGCAATATGATAAAATTATCCTTTCTCCCGGTCCGGGCATTCCTGAAGAGGCGGGTCTGCTGCTTGACGTAATTAAAAGGTATGCGCCGACGAAAAGTATTTTTGGTGTTTGTCTTGGTCAGCAGGCAATTGCTGAAGCTTTCGGCGGAACGCTTTTTAACCTTGGCAGGCCGATGCATGGGATTGCTACGCCGATAACCGTTAACGATAGGAATGAGTTACTGTTTAAAGACTGCCCAGAGGTAATCAATGTAGGACGGTACCATTCTTGGGTAGTGCAGAAAGAGGGCATGCCGGAATGCTTTACGGTGACCTCTACCGACAGCAGTGGTGAGATTATGTCGCTTAGACACAATATTTACGACCTGCGGGGCGTACAGTTTCATCCAGAGAGCGTGCTGACAGAATATGGTAGGGAAATGATGAAAGCATGGTTAGATAATTAG
- a CDS encoding TonB family protein, with protein MKGVILALFVLSTAVKAQQPVFKGGLENFITKNKMYPMYSLQNCIEGQVIVAFKVDRVGNVFYSEVRNGPGIDLDKEALRLIRLTSGKWIVPAEHDTATSVLVPINFQLSGYDCASKSQEVIAQAIRAYKNNESLTAAVRNFYRNKASGTFTKAEESRILALKETLGYDEAYLQQRLSDGRKKLEQNDKQGACEEFQFVKDMGSEIADELLARHCN; from the coding sequence ATGAAAGGAGTGATTCTTGCGCTGTTTGTTCTGAGTACCGCGGTGAAAGCCCAGCAACCGGTCTTTAAGGGCGGGCTCGAGAATTTTATTACCAAGAATAAGATGTATCCGATGTATTCGCTGCAGAACTGCATTGAGGGACAGGTAATCGTCGCCTTCAAGGTAGACAGGGTCGGCAATGTTTTTTACTCGGAGGTGCGGAATGGTCCGGGTATAGATTTGGACAAGGAAGCACTGAGATTGATACGCCTTACCAGCGGAAAGTGGATCGTACCGGCTGAGCATGACACCGCTACCTCTGTATTGGTTCCAATTAATTTTCAACTCTCCGGGTATGATTGTGCATCAAAAAGCCAGGAGGTTATAGCGCAGGCGATTAGGGCGTATAAAAATAACGAAAGCCTGACTGCTGCGGTGAGGAACTTTTACAGGAACAAGGCTTCCGGCACTTTTACGAAAGCAGAAGAAAGCCGTATCTTAGCACTGAAAGAGACTTTAGGATATGACGAGGCCTATCTTCAGCAGCGTTTGAGCGATGGGAGGAAGAAGCTTGAACAAAACGATAAGCAGGGTGCATGTGAGGAATTTCAGTTTGTCAAGGATATGGGCTCGGAAATCGCAGACGAACTGCTGGCCAGACATTGTAACTAA
- a CDS encoding cytochrome B — protein MYDILRSAHSGWRYVVLLLLVLATIQAVAGWLGSKPYTEGNRKLNVFALISAHIQLLLGLALYFLGDWFSGESSVPLARYWKMEHIGMMIFAIILITVGNARSKRFEVAQAKHRAISIYFGLAVVVIIAAIIAMTKADPTRSFFGVS, from the coding sequence ATGTACGATATTTTAAGAAGCGCACATTCAGGTTGGCGCTATGTTGTTTTGCTCCTATTAGTTCTGGCCACCATTCAGGCTGTAGCCGGGTGGCTTGGCAGTAAACCTTACACAGAGGGGAACAGGAAGCTAAATGTTTTCGCCCTGATATCTGCGCATATCCAATTACTTTTGGGCCTGGCGCTTTACTTTCTGGGGGATTGGTTTTCTGGTGAGAGCAGTGTTCCGCTTGCTCGATACTGGAAGATGGAGCATATCGGCATGATGATCTTTGCCATCATCCTGATCACTGTGGGCAATGCACGTTCAAAGCGTTTTGAGGTAGCTCAGGCAAAACATCGTGCGATATCCATTTATTTCGGTTTAGCTGTCGTTGTGATCATTGCTGCAATAATCGCGATGACCAAGGCTGATCCTACACGCTCTTTCTTTGGTGTTTCATAA
- a CDS encoding porin family protein, translating into MKKLFIVAIGLFMATAATAQDGIRLGVKAGVNLPNVIKDDGDNDFDTKINTGFNAGITLDIPLITGLAFTPELLYSTKGFKRDNALGEYRTTTHFIDVPILASINLGGSGLNLVAGPQVSFLLSTKNKFENDFGSVEQEIEEDSDRFKKSLLGGVIGLRYDINNQWDIHGRYALDFQKNNEDGTSQTPEFKNQVFSIGLGLKF; encoded by the coding sequence ATGAAAAAGTTATTTATCGTAGCAATAGGCTTATTTATGGCGACAGCCGCAACCGCACAAGATGGAATCCGTTTAGGCGTTAAAGCAGGAGTGAATTTACCCAATGTAATTAAAGATGATGGCGACAATGATTTCGACACCAAGATCAATACTGGCTTTAATGCAGGTATCACCTTGGATATCCCCCTGATTACGGGTCTGGCCTTTACTCCGGAGTTGTTGTACTCGACGAAAGGTTTTAAACGTGACAATGCCTTGGGCGAGTACAGAACAACGACTCACTTTATTGACGTGCCGATCCTGGCATCAATTAATCTCGGCGGAAGTGGACTCAACTTGGTAGCTGGCCCGCAGGTGTCTTTCCTTTTGTCTACTAAAAACAAGTTCGAAAATGACTTTGGTTCGGTAGAACAGGAAATTGAGGAAGATAGCGATCGCTTTAAGAAAAGCCTGCTAGGTGGTGTCATCGGACTTCGTTACGACATCAACAACCAGTGGGATATCCACGGCCGTTATGCGCTTGACTTCCAGAAAAATAATGAGGACGGCACCAGTCAGACACCTGAATTCAAAAATCAGGTATTTTCCATCGGTCTGGGACTTAAATTTTAA
- the trpC gene encoding indole-3-glycerol phosphate synthase TrpC produces the protein MNILDRIVLRKQAEVQEAKQSVSRAQLEASVYFNRSPHSFKDYLLAADRTGIIAEFKRRSPSKGVINDQASVVEVTQAYASAGASALSVLTDRDFFGGSPQDLLRARENNDIPILRKDFMIDEYQLLEAKAWGADIVLLIAAILSPLQITKLSSFAKQLGLNVLLEVHNQEELDRSLCEDLDAIGVNNRNLADFTVNIQTSFGLAERIPANFMKVSESAISDPETIALLKSAGFNGFLIGENFMKTTDPGAAMRSFVSQVKSV, from the coding sequence ATGAATATTTTAGATCGCATTGTTCTTCGGAAACAAGCAGAAGTACAGGAGGCCAAACAATCGGTATCCAGAGCGCAACTCGAGGCGAGTGTCTATTTCAATCGCAGCCCGCATTCATTTAAGGATTACCTCCTGGCTGCAGACCGCACGGGCATCATCGCAGAGTTTAAACGCCGGTCACCCTCCAAAGGTGTCATCAACGATCAGGCCTCCGTTGTGGAGGTTACCCAGGCCTATGCAAGTGCTGGTGCATCGGCTTTGTCGGTGTTGACGGATCGGGATTTTTTCGGCGGTTCGCCTCAGGATTTGCTCCGGGCAAGGGAAAATAATGATATACCTATTCTCCGCAAGGATTTTATGATCGACGAATACCAGTTGCTTGAGGCCAAGGCGTGGGGCGCGGACATCGTTCTGCTTATCGCAGCTATATTGAGTCCGCTGCAGATCACCAAGCTTTCATCCTTTGCAAAACAGCTCGGATTGAACGTATTACTGGAGGTTCATAACCAGGAAGAGCTGGACCGCAGTTTATGCGAGGATCTGGATGCAATCGGTGTAAACAACCGGAACCTGGCGGATTTTACTGTAAACATACAGACATCATTTGGTCTTGCTGAGCGGATTCCTGCCAATTTCATGAAGGTGTCTGAGAGTGCCATCAGCGACCCCGAAACGATCGCTTTGCTGAAGAGCGCGGGTTTTAACGGTTTCCTTATCGGCGAGAACTTTATGAAGACAACGGACCCTGGCGCGGCTATGCGCAGTTTTGTCAGTCAGGTTAAGTCGGTATAA
- the rbfA gene encoding 30S ribosome-binding factor RbfA, which translates to MESKRQQKFAGIIQEELAAIFQREGASYLPNTLVTITRVRVSPDLAIAKVYLSFLNTSNTTLSVAEVNSHAGEIRYKLGARIRHQARVIPTLSFFVDDTNEYVERMDKIFDKLSKDRKDTDDV; encoded by the coding sequence ATGGAAAGTAAGCGTCAACAAAAATTTGCGGGCATTATACAGGAAGAGTTAGCAGCTATCTTTCAGCGGGAAGGCGCTTCTTATCTGCCAAATACACTTGTCACGATTACCCGTGTCCGTGTTTCGCCAGACCTAGCTATCGCGAAGGTTTATCTGAGCTTTTTAAATACCAGCAATACGACGTTGTCTGTGGCAGAAGTTAACTCGCACGCGGGTGAGATAAGGTACAAACTCGGGGCACGCATCAGGCATCAGGCCCGAGTCATCCCCACGCTAAGTTTCTTCGTTGATGATACCAATGAGTACGTTGAGCGCATGGATAAGATTTTCGATAAGCTTTCTAAAGATCGAAAAGATACTGACGATGTATGA
- a CDS encoding glycoside hydrolase family 3 protein, with protein MDFKYIIALSTLITAFFSAGAQSSYLQALETPNPWVDSVFKSLNKTEKIAQLFFVRAHTNRGKAYEDSVAKVIKRERIGGLVFFQGGPGRQAVLTNTYQSLAEVPLLIMSDGEWGLGMRLDSTVAYPYQMALGAIQQPQLLYRMGQEIAKDYKRIGMHMNLAPDVDINNNINNPVINYRSFGDNKYHVTARAGAYMKGMQDGGLLVTLKHFPGHGDTDVDSHYDLPLLPFSRERLDSLEIYPFRELIQAGAAGVMIAHMNIPALDPTKNIPSTLSRPIVQGILKDGLGFKGLVVTDAMEMKGVVKHFPEGEADVMSIVAGNDILELSENSRRGIRMVRRAVRQERIPMERIDESVKKILTAKYWAGLHTRDTINEHHVYDDVNRAESMHLRKELANAAMTMVKGKSYINTLSPAKRTVIVAVGTPDETLFQRELRSYYSGSTTYRLDKNASANQISAVMRNIGTQDQIIVSIHDTRVRPGNNIPLSADLKMFIRDMAARKASFALFANPYNLAVLPGLEQAGALLLAYQKEDFMQQAAADVFKNKLVPTGKLPVTVNAYFKAGDGE; from the coding sequence ATGGATTTCAAATACATTATAGCCCTTTCCACATTAATCACTGCATTCTTTTCCGCTGGCGCTCAAAGCAGCTATCTGCAGGCTTTAGAGACGCCCAACCCCTGGGTCGACTCTGTCTTTAAAAGCTTAAACAAAACAGAAAAAATTGCCCAACTTTTCTTTGTCCGGGCACATACGAACCGTGGAAAAGCCTATGAAGACTCCGTGGCAAAGGTCATAAAACGCGAGCGTATCGGGGGGCTTGTCTTCTTTCAAGGCGGGCCAGGACGGCAAGCTGTACTCACCAACACCTATCAGTCTTTAGCCGAAGTACCCTTGCTGATTATGTCTGACGGCGAGTGGGGACTTGGTATGCGGCTTGACAGCACCGTCGCCTATCCTTATCAGATGGCTTTAGGCGCTATCCAGCAACCTCAGCTGCTATACAGAATGGGTCAGGAAATCGCAAAAGATTACAAACGTATCGGTATGCACATGAACCTCGCGCCAGATGTTGACATAAATAACAATATCAACAATCCAGTGATCAATTACCGCTCTTTCGGCGACAACAAGTACCATGTCACCGCCCGGGCAGGCGCCTATATGAAAGGTATGCAGGATGGCGGATTACTAGTTACACTTAAACACTTCCCCGGCCATGGTGATACCGACGTCGATTCACATTATGATCTTCCGCTGCTCCCGTTTTCCAGAGAACGGCTCGACAGTTTGGAGATATACCCATTCCGGGAACTCATTCAGGCGGGTGCGGCCGGCGTTATGATCGCACACATGAACATTCCTGCGCTAGACCCCACCAAGAATATTCCCTCCACGCTCTCCCGGCCTATCGTACAGGGCATTCTAAAAGACGGTCTGGGATTTAAAGGCCTCGTAGTTACGGATGCAATGGAAATGAAAGGCGTTGTGAAACATTTCCCCGAAGGAGAGGCTGATGTGATGAGCATTGTAGCCGGAAACGACATTTTGGAACTTTCTGAAAACAGCAGAAGAGGCATACGAATGGTCCGCCGGGCGGTTCGGCAGGAGCGTATTCCCATGGAGCGGATCGATGAAAGCGTGAAGAAAATCCTTACCGCTAAGTACTGGGCCGGTCTTCACACCAGAGATACTATAAACGAGCATCATGTCTATGATGACGTAAACCGTGCAGAGAGTATGCATCTGCGAAAGGAACTCGCCAACGCGGCAATGACCATGGTGAAAGGAAAAAGCTATATAAATACCCTCTCCCCGGCCAAACGGACCGTCATCGTCGCTGTCGGCACCCCTGACGAGACGCTGTTCCAGCGCGAGCTCCGCTCGTACTACAGCGGATCCACCACCTACCGGCTCGATAAAAATGCCTCCGCAAACCAGATTTCGGCCGTTATGAGGAACATCGGAACTCAGGACCAGATCATTGTTAGTATTCATGACACTCGAGTTAGGCCCGGTAACAATATTCCACTCAGCGCCGACCTTAAGATGTTCATCCGCGACATGGCCGCAAGGAAGGCATCGTTTGCTTTGTTTGCCAATCCCTATAACTTGGCCGTGCTTCCGGGGCTTGAACAGGCAGGAGCTCTTCTGCTCGCCTATCAGAAAGAAGATTTTATGCAACAGGCAGCGGCAGACGTGTTTAAAAATAAACTAGTGCCTACAGGTAAACTTCCGGTGACCGTCAACGCTTATTTTAAAGCAGGCGATGGCGAATAA
- the hflX gene encoding GTPase HflX encodes MARQKFYDTAPKQERAVLVGVIRPGEKPEETREYLDELAFLVDTAGGLVEQEFTQKMLKPDRATFVGTGKLEEIQAYVRSEEIDMVVFDDELSPSQLRNIERELQVKILDRSNLILDIFAGRAQTAQAKTQVELAQLQYLLPRLTRLWTHLERQKGGIGMRGPGETQIESDRRMILEKISLLKSRLKQIDKQNETQRKNRTQLIRVALVGYTNVGKSTIMNMLSKSEVFAENKLFATLDTTVRKVVVENLPFLLSDTVGFIRKLPHHLVECFKSTLDEVREADILVHVVDVSHPNFEDQIHVVNETLKDLGARDKETIVVFNKIDAYMSPEPDHQEEERLLLTLEDFKNSWMGNDNAPAVFISATNKENVEEFKKLLYDRIYAMHTSRYPYDKLLY; translated from the coding sequence ATGGCAAGACAAAAATTTTATGATACGGCCCCAAAACAGGAGAGAGCGGTTCTGGTAGGTGTGATCAGGCCCGGTGAAAAGCCGGAGGAAACCCGGGAATACCTGGACGAACTGGCGTTTCTGGTAGACACAGCGGGTGGGCTGGTTGAGCAGGAGTTTACGCAGAAGATGCTGAAGCCAGACCGTGCCACTTTTGTTGGGACCGGTAAACTTGAGGAGATACAGGCTTACGTTAGGTCGGAAGAAATCGATATGGTGGTATTCGACGACGAATTGTCGCCCTCACAACTAAGAAACATTGAGCGCGAGCTGCAAGTAAAAATACTGGACAGGAGTAACCTGATACTGGATATATTTGCGGGAAGGGCGCAGACGGCGCAGGCAAAGACTCAGGTGGAGCTTGCACAACTGCAATACCTGCTCCCGCGGCTAACCCGGCTATGGACCCACCTTGAACGGCAGAAAGGCGGAATCGGAATGCGTGGACCGGGGGAAACACAGATAGAAAGTGACCGCCGGATGATCCTGGAAAAAATATCATTATTAAAAAGTCGCCTGAAGCAGATTGATAAGCAGAATGAAACGCAGCGAAAGAACAGGACGCAACTGATCCGGGTTGCGCTTGTCGGCTACACGAATGTAGGAAAGTCGACCATCATGAACATGCTCTCGAAATCTGAGGTATTTGCCGAGAATAAGCTCTTCGCTACCCTGGATACCACGGTTAGAAAGGTGGTTGTCGAGAATCTGCCCTTTTTACTCTCGGATACAGTTGGTTTTATCAGAAAGCTTCCCCACCACCTCGTAGAATGTTTTAAATCTACGCTTGACGAGGTTCGCGAGGCAGATATCCTTGTGCATGTTGTTGACGTTTCGCACCCGAACTTTGAGGATCAGATTCATGTAGTCAACGAAACGTTGAAAGACCTTGGCGCCAGGGACAAGGAGACGATCGTGGTATTTAATAAGATAGACGCTTATATGAGTCCCGAGCCAGATCATCAGGAGGAGGAGCGGCTGCTTCTTACACTCGAAGACTTTAAGAATAGCTGGATGGGAAACGATAACGCCCCAGCTGTTTTTATCTCTGCTACTAATAAGGAGAATGTGGAGGAGTTCAAGAAATTATTATACGACAGGATATATGCAATGCATACTTCGCGGTATCCGTACGATAAGCTGTTATATTAA
- a CDS encoding diacylglycerol/lipid kinase family protein, translating into MKLLFIVNPGSGSDEVNFNTIITDYFINLTQHEAEIYELPPNCALDTLKGIINKSMADRVVAVGGDGTIKLVAESLLRSEIPIGIIPAGSANGMAKELGIPLAANDALEVAVNGSPKMIHAVSVNNELCIHLADIGFNAYLVKKFDTLPQRGMLGYAKAAWKALWSHRKMEVAFEISGKKIISEAAMVVIANATMYGTGVKINPEGRLDDELFEVVLVKKYAVMEILKLKFTSMSMNPQNIELFQTSSLSIKTKHPAHFQVDGEYLGKVRSVEAKLIINAIRIVA; encoded by the coding sequence ATGAAATTACTGTTCATAGTTAATCCTGGCTCAGGAAGTGATGAAGTAAATTTTAACACCATCATAACAGATTACTTTATAAACCTTACCCAACACGAGGCAGAGATTTACGAATTACCGCCTAATTGCGCTTTAGATACACTCAAAGGAATTATAAACAAGTCGATGGCCGACCGTGTCGTGGCCGTAGGCGGCGATGGAACAATCAAACTCGTTGCCGAGAGTCTGCTTCGCTCAGAAATACCCATTGGGATTATCCCGGCGGGATCGGCCAATGGCATGGCAAAGGAGCTCGGAATACCGCTGGCTGCCAACGATGCGCTTGAAGTCGCTGTAAACGGATCACCTAAAATGATACATGCAGTCTCTGTCAATAACGAGTTATGTATCCACCTGGCTGATATCGGATTCAACGCCTACCTTGTAAAAAAGTTTGACACACTGCCCCAGCGGGGAATGTTAGGGTATGCTAAAGCGGCCTGGAAGGCCTTATGGAGTCACCGTAAAATGGAAGTGGCATTTGAAATCTCTGGAAAAAAAATTATTTCAGAAGCAGCTATGGTAGTCATTGCCAATGCCACCATGTATGGAACCGGTGTAAAGATCAATCCCGAGGGGCGGCTCGATGATGAACTGTTCGAGGTCGTGCTGGTAAAAAAATACGCCGTCATGGAAATTTTAAAATTGAAATTTACCAGCATGAGCATGAACCCTCAAAATATTGAGTTGTTTCAGACCAGCAGCTTATCCATCAAGACGAAACACCCTGCACATTTCCAGGTAGACGGGGAATATCTTGGCAAAGTCAGAAGCGTCGAAGCCAAACTAATCATAAACGCAATCCGCATTGTTGCTTAG